In Irregularibacter muris, a single window of DNA contains:
- the prfA gene encoding peptide chain release factor 1, with protein MLEKLEFLGERYQELSKQISDPEIIADQNQWKELVKEHSHLEPIVNKYKEYTQVIEGIEEAKELLKDKLEKDFKEMVETELQELEEKETIIEEELKVLLIPKDPNDEKNVIVEIRGGAGGNEAALFAGDLLRMYTRYAERQGWKVETMSSNIPDTGGIKEIVFLIEGKGAYSRLKYESGVHRVQRIPTTESGGRIHTSTATVAVLPEAEDVDVEISQNDLRVDVFRSSGNGGQSVNTTDSAVRITHLPTGLVVSCQDEKSQLKNKDKAMKILKARILEIEQEKQSEEIAESRKSQVGTGDRSERIRTYNFPQGRITDHRIGLTVHKLEAFLDGEIDEMIDALTTTDQAEKLKKTQS; from the coding sequence ATGTTAGAAAAATTAGAATTTCTAGGGGAAAGATACCAAGAACTAAGTAAACAAATTAGTGACCCTGAAATCATAGCCGATCAAAATCAATGGAAAGAGCTAGTCAAAGAACATTCTCATCTAGAGCCCATTGTCAACAAATATAAAGAATATACACAAGTCATAGAAGGAATAGAAGAAGCCAAAGAGCTTCTAAAAGACAAACTAGAAAAAGACTTTAAAGAAATGGTAGAAACAGAACTACAAGAACTAGAAGAAAAAGAAACAATCATAGAGGAAGAGCTAAAAGTCCTTCTCATCCCTAAGGACCCCAACGATGAAAAGAATGTTATTGTAGAAATTCGAGGGGGAGCAGGAGGAAATGAAGCGGCTCTATTTGCAGGAGATTTGCTCAGAATGTATACCCGCTATGCAGAAAGACAGGGCTGGAAAGTAGAAACCATGAGCTCCAATATTCCCGATACCGGAGGAATAAAGGAAATTGTATTCCTAATAGAGGGTAAGGGTGCCTATAGTCGTCTGAAATATGAAAGTGGAGTGCATAGAGTACAAAGAATTCCTACTACAGAATCCGGAGGAAGAATCCATACCTCTACGGCTACAGTAGCTGTACTACCAGAGGCAGAGGATGTAGATGTGGAAATCAGTCAAAATGATTTACGGGTAGATGTATTCCGTTCCTCAGGCAATGGGGGACAAAGTGTTAACACCACTGACTCTGCAGTGCGTATTACCCATCTACCTACAGGACTCGTGGTTTCTTGCCAGGATGAAAAGTCCCAACTAAAAAACAAAGATAAAGCCATGAAAATCTTAAAAGCAAGAATACTAGAAATAGAGCAAGAAAAACAAAGTGAAGAAATCGCAGAATCTAGAAAGAGCCAAGTAGGCACAGGAGATAGAAGTGAAAGAATCCGTACCTATAACTTCCCCCAGGGAAGAATCACTGACCATCGTATTGGTCTTACCGTACACAAATTAGAGGCCTTCCTAGATGGAGAAATAGACGAAATGATAGATGCATTGACCACTACCGACCAAGCAGAAAAATTGAAAAAAACCCAATCCTAA